The genomic segment GTCCGAGGCATGAAAATCCTTATCCGAGAAAGTGATGCTCGACATTGATCTTCTCGCCACGTTTACAATGTTCACATTTCTCAACCCTCTCAAGTGTCTTTTCCTGGCCGACGAGGTCGAACCTCCTCTTGTGAAACCTCTTGAAATAGTATTGATATGGCCCTTAAGTGGCCTCTCTGCGCTTCTACTTCTCTCCCTTCGTTCTTCTCGTCGTTCTTTTAATGGTGACTTCCTTCAGGAGTCCCCTCGCACATGCTTCTTCGACTGACCCTCCCTTATGAACTCCTTAGTTTTATCTTTCAAAGCCAGGCAATCTTCCGTGTTGTGGCCAGTGTGCCTGTGATACCTGCAATATCGACCCCTTTCCCCATCCTGCACTTCATGCTTCTGCCTCGGGTATTGTCGCCTGGCTTGCATGACCTCCTCATAATTCCTGGTGTGAGATGCTCCAAGAGGGGGGTAGCTGACCTTGTGATCTTTTTCGAGGGCCGGTCGTCCTCCTCTTCTCTCGTCTGCAATAGGTAGTTTTCGCTTCTCTTTGCGGTCAGATTTCTGACCTATCGGCTGCATCAATGCCTCCTTCTGTATTTTTTGGAAAGCCCTCATATCTTCCACCCTCACAAACCTGGCCGCCCGATTTTGTAACTCCCCCATTGTCTGTGGTGGCTCAGTAAAAAGACTATCCGCTAAAGGTCTGGGTTTCAACGTCGTGGTCAAACTCCTCAAGATGAATTTCAGCCCCACATCTCTGACTTGACGAATCATTCTATTGAAACGATCCATGAAATCTTTCAAGCTTTCTTCCCTTCCCTAGTTCATCTTAACCAATTCCAGGTAGGTCATATCCTTGGCCCTACTAGTTGCAAACTGCTGGCTAAATATCTCATGTAAAGTTTCGAAATCATCGATCGTCAGAATGAAACCAATCCAAAGCCTCTCCTGTCAGGGACAAGGAAAAAAGTCGACACTATACCATGTCATCTGACGAGTAAACCGCCATCACGTCTACGAAAGAGCGTAAATGCTTCACTGGGTCAGATGTACCACCATACTTCTCCATTGCCGGCAACACCTTATTCTCTGGCATCATCGCCCTCATGACTGCTGCAGTGAAAGGATGGAGACCCGCTTTCCGATCAGGACGCTCTGTCAACGCCAACAGATTTTCCAGGGCCACGTTTTCAGGGGCCACATTGTCTCCATTTTGGGCAGCATTTTGAGAATTTCTTCTCTTGGCGTCACTCACCTCCACTGCTCGTCCTGCATCCTGGACAGTGTGACTACTTTCCCCCTAACCTTCTAGATTATTGTTTTCTGCCCCATTGTTCACTGACTGTTGGATTGTCCTCCCTTCCGGTCCTCTCATCTCCGCCCTCATGGCCGTCATCTCCTATCTCAATTCCTGCATTTGTCGTTGCATCTCCTGGAGTACCTGTAATTGGAGCTGCTCTGCCATTGTGGTTTCCGTAGGTTTTCTTCTGGAGTCCTCGGCCCCACgatgggcgccaaaatgtttatGTTGTGTGGAGATCTGAGGTTAATGTTTCACGTGTTCTTCTGCCAAGGTACCCTGACAACCTGACTCAGCTTCCTCAATCCGATCAGCCAATTGGAATGTCCTACAAGAAAACACTctaacgctcaagtcagtgaAATGTTTCTCAGAAGTCTTTGTAAAATCAGAATAATCAGACTTTACATGATCATTAGGTctgtatttataggctttgtATTGGTTTGGCCCATTGAATGTCATTTAATGCGATATATTTTGTGCCTTATTACTTACCAATCAAGACATTTCCAGTGTGATCTAATAGATATCACTCATTAATTAGTCATGAATGCAATATACCCAAATAGTAAATATTCACCTTAATTATCCATTAATGCTATTAAATGGATAACGGTCGTTTCATTCAAGTCGTTGACCGATCATCCCCTCCGCACTGGAACTCGACCGTCAGAAACACCATATAGTACAgagaatattattaaattatgaatgTCTTTATAGagtcttatttaaaaaaatatatttagtaggAAAACCAAAtccttaaaatcaaaatatgattttgattaaaaaagaaaaatgtatccagacaaaaaaaaactacGATTTATTACTTTATGTTGGAGAATAAACAGTCCCAAGGAGGCTTCcaattttttcattcaatgctaatattgaataaaattacatcatttatatatttcagaATCACTTAATACCGagaaaattattatcatttattatgaagaattaaaatcattaaagtcATAAGCTATGATTTTAACTTTCTATtgaataataaacaaaatgtgATTGATATAAGCTCGTAGGGTTGCCAAAAAGCCGTTTTATTTTATAGGAAATGCTCCAACTTTTATTGACTTACTCTAATTCTTTACCTAAAACTGAAgacataattaatttcatttaacatGATTTTGTTTAGAGagattagttttaattaaaacgccattgttcaaaagaaaaaaagcaaacGTGTTTGaaaattctatattttctttaataatgtGATTACGACGTTTACCAAATATATAAGATTTCCATTTGTTGGGTAATGCAAGttgattatttgataaaattgagacaaaaacacttactttaaaataaatgaacaaaatatttgagctaattaaattattgaaaaagcaTCTAATAATTaagattactaaaataaaatagtttaatttaatcgctcaatcattttcattttattttaattaataattagttcgttaaatattatttaatagagAAATAATGGAGGCGAATTTTCACGGGGAAAGAGACCGTTCGAGAGAGGTTTCAATTTCAATGGAAAGTAGAAATATCTGTTTTCTTATTAGATAGTACtcacagaaagaaaaaatatatattagatatttaatttttaaataaatcagtaatgatttaattaatgatatttattacGTTGGATAAGTTTTTTATGTTAACATCCGCTTTATGATTTACATTTATCTTTTCTAAGAAAATCTATgcgaaaaatattaaacaaaatttcaaaagatgcATTTATCATACAACAatttacaactttaattagaatgaATCATTAACATATTGTTTACATTGTCGTATAGttacaaaatatcattttattcaaaatagtAGATTATGGCGatggatatttttaaatttatatctaaaataaatttcacttaattaaatgttaatataaaaaacttatattgaataaattaacACGGTGCATTCAAATGATTAACATaagaggatttttttttttttacattcaagtactgcttaatttaaaatattttatgagaaTATTACGACTTCTAAAAACTTTTATGAATAAgaatttatagtttaaattttaaaatatttgaattctttttataaacttaCAATTTACAAACATATATAGAACTAAACGACTATACCTGGTTAGAATTATTCTTCTAAGTCGAAttctcaattattattattattttcatttaaaaaagacaaaaaaaaattagaaaaaaaactatttgaaaagaataatatatatatatatatatatatatatatatatatatatatatatatatattcgagAATAATACgctatttaaataattttttagttcagGTGTATCATGGATATTgcaaatatttcatatattttctaaaatttttaaataaaactatttaaaaataaatctttaaaatataaatttaataaaaaaaataatttttaaatataattctaatCAAATTACTAAAGTTAATGTaactatatttgtttttaaataaatttaaacgaattcttctaaatattttttttaaatatcaatctttaataaaataacttcgatttcataaatttaaataaaaaattaaaaatatatgaagtcaaattatttcattattattatttttaataattttattttggttatttaaatttaaaaaaatacttaaataaaattcaataataactATTAACAgttaacaaacaaataagaatcgatatcataatatttatatttattttattaaatgagtaattaaatattatttttataattaaatacttattcTTATTACCTTgtatctattaaaaatatttattcaatattcTGTCACGTAAATAAGTGCGAGTGGagaatatctttttctttcctaaatATTACCATATAAATTGGATAAAAGTTCTTTTACCAGTAGTTGAGTACTAATCTTGATGCATATTGTCTCGACAGTCTTGTGGATcacttcaatatatatatatatatatatatatatatatatatatatatatatatatatatatatatatatataaaataattttttaactcctctaaaattttaatatttatctaatattattttttttattttttacttttatttaaatacaaaagttCACATTTGGTTAAAACTATTTAGACGTCTTTATTTTCGTATTCCCAATTTGTTCTCATTCTTTTAAACCTTTCCAATGGAGTCCTTATAAgggttaattttgaaataaattagcTCTTGCCGTTAAAAACTGTTAACGGTATTAAAATTGTGCAGAAGTGACGTggttaaaatttttcttttttcccattctcctctgcataattttaacacctctacacaattttaacacctcaaaaggagaattttaaccacgtcatctacccacctctacacaattttaacacctcaaaaggagaattttaaccacgtcatctacccacctctgcacaattttaacaccgttaacgatttttaacggcaggggctaatatgtttgaaattagcacttataaagactcaattggaaaggtttaaaagaaaaggaccaaattaggAATAccttacaaaaataagaatgcCTAAATAGTTTTAACCttcacatttttataattattttatttttatattctatattaaataaatataaaagtatattatagtaccatttaaatattataatttatggtTTTAATTATCAACAAGAATTTCCTTTCTTGATAGGGACAATAAATCTTACTAAACCAATATCTCTCTATCAGATATAAGACCTGATGAGAGGTTTAAATCTTTAATTCAAACTGAAAAAGTACTTaactggtaaaaaaaaaaacgatttcaaaattttatgttcagaaaaattgatgaaatgaaaaatgattttttaataatatttttataacttttttacaacaatttatgtgatattttgtaattcttcattcaaatatataaataataaaatataaacaatgagacataatttattattaaaaaattgttaatataataaatgcAGTAACATGACCTAAGATGACGTCAATTAATAAACGTGATGATAAGGCGGGTTTCCATCCTTGTTAAAGTCgttttcttgaaatttttcatccaatttttttctttaataacaaACTTTAAACGTTGGTACAATTGTAATGATAATTCTAAAAATACACAATTAAACATTAGTGCTTAAGAAGTCAGGTCCGgtcaaatttctattattttgaattaactTTGCAtacacttattttttatttaaattatttggaatttttcaaaaatagttataaaacatttaaatgaaACGGAAtactttttctaaatatattaaataataatatttctcaatataatattcataaaattatgaTTCATTTTATGTGTGTAATCTGACCAAAACAAACGTGACTGAAGATAAGACACTATGGTTTTGATTTTAACTCAGAGTTTAAAAATAAGTAGTTGTGGGTGtctttttatgtattatttaactTTGTCATTTATACAGAAGAAAAcgttcaatttatatatatattcataacttccattatatgttatatttttgtctGTGTCTGACGTTGGAAAACAAAGTTCACACATGCAAACCTTCTTTGGTTGAACATTGGCTTTGTGTTTGAGAGTTGCAGAAGAAGCATTTATGTCAAACGCAGAGAAAGCTCGAACTTTATTTGGAATTTCTCTCTCTGACAGACCCAAATGGCAACAATTTTTCATTTGCTCTTCTGGTTTCTTCTTTGGGTACCTTGTTAACGGCATATGTGAGGTACAATATATATGCATACAAACACTTAGCTGCTGTTTTCTGCAAAACCACAATAAGCAATGctctttcatatattttcttgttgTCTGCATATATTCCTTTGTTTTTTCATAACAGGGTAACTGGCTAGGAGATTAGTTATGGTTTTGCTCCAAAAAAATTCtgtcttttctttcaattgcttctggaaatttcaaaaatttgggcattttcttttcttttttccttttgagtGTGATGCTCTGAATAATTGCAATTTTTGGTATGTGCAAGTTATCCTTGAAATGACTTAGTATTTGGTATTGATTATTCTCCCTCTTATGTCTGACATTCAGGAATATGTGTATAACAGGCTTCATTTTAGGTAAATTTCGCTACccttgtttgtttttttctattGAGTAGTATCTTTTCTTTATGATGAAATGGTTGACAGTTGACTTGGTTTGTTTCAGCTATGGTTGGTATTTCACATTTATTCAAGGATTTGTATACTTGATTCTGATTTATCTCTATGGCTTCACAAGCAAGCAAATGGTGAATTCATGGAAAACTTATGTGAAGCTTTCTGCTGTGCTTATGGGGTCCCATGGCCTAACAAAGGGATCTTTGGCTTTTCTGAACTACCCTGCACAAATCATGTTCAAATCCACAAAGGCAAGTGACAAAAAAGGCACAAGGGGGAAAATATCCAGAGTTTTGCTTTATGGCTTAGTCCTTTAAACTGTGttaatttagaatattaatGAGAATCAACTTTGTTGCTTTAGGTTCTTCCAGTGATGTTGATGGGTTCCTTCATACCAGGTCTAAGAAGGAAATATCCGATTCATGAATATGTATCTGCTGTTCTTCTAGTGATTGGCTTGATCTTGTTCACTCTAGCAGATGCACAGACATCACCCAATTTTAGTGTCATTGGTGTTCTCATGATATCTGGTGCTTTGATCATGGACTCCTTCTTGGGAAATCTGCAAGAAGCAATCTTTACAGTGAACCCTCAGACCACACAGGTGATTTAATTGATGAGATATTCCACATATATATGCCATccatttgtaaaattttaaccttttttagtTGCATAACATTAGCATAATAGATGATTTTCTTGTTCTGTGTTAAAACTCAGATGGAGATGCTTTTCTGCTCTACTCTGGTGGGTTTGCCTATGTTAATCCCTCCCATGCTTTTTACAGGAGAGTTATTCCAAGCATGGACTTCATGTTCACAGGTGCATTTCAAAATTGGAATGAATTACTCCTTTCATACTTGACTTTTGTTGCTTTCCTCACAAAATTGGAAGAGAATTTCAAACATCTTATCCTTTTCTTGTAGCATCTGTATGTGTATGGAGTGTTGGTGTTTGAAGCAATGGCAACATTTATTGGCCAAGTTTCTGTGTTGTCACTCATTGCCCTTTTTGGAGCTGCCACTACAGCCATGGTATATTAGTCTCACAAGTTTTCCTATAGTTCCATGATGTTTATCTGGGCTTGGGACCATTAACATTAATTACTCTTTTATGTCATCATAACCTCATCAAACTGATAAGAAAAGCAACACACAGAGTAAAATGATCAATGCTTAAAACGTCTTGTAACTAGAAATTCTGAATTGGAACAGTGAAATTTGATTTGGTGCAAGATAAGAAAAACACCACAGTTTTATGTGGTCCTGACAGAGTTTGTTTTTTCCATGAAATTTGTCACAGATAACGACTGCAAGAAAGGCTGTGACATTGCTACTGTCATACCTCATATTTACCAAACCAATGACAGAACAACATGCAACTGGACTTCTACTGATTGCTATGGGGATTTCATTGAAGATATTTCTTGATGAAAAATCTAACAAAAAGACCTCAAATTCTTCTCCCATTGTCAATATTCCAAAACCTTCTGACCACAAAGAACTTACGCCACGGTTAGATTATGcaggagaagatgaagaaagaagacCATTTGTCTAGCACTTTCAGTGCATAAAAATATGATGTTaagtaaaaatgttttatatatatttgaacaCTCTTTACCATAATAAGCTATTAGAATTCAACAAGGTATGGAGTCATTATATTCCTAATTGTTAATTATTGGAATAAaaagttacattttttaataatcataataagtCTATTCATATGTAATTTGTTCTGAAATCATTCAAGAATATGATTTAGTGACTTCAGTTTTATTCTTACAAGTTCAAATATGGTTATctcttttaattcttaaaactgtcatagattttttttttaatttttttatattaaaacatgtcAATCTGAGTATATGTCGGTAAAATGTGATAATTATTCGttctaatatatgtatatataaagttatatattatatgttaaatttgtaataataatatattgaaattatattatgaatattaaaataatagtttcaCATTATTGGAAACACATCCATCTATCTATGTGCAtgtgtatttcttttataataaaaatatatttttttattagaaattttaaaaaaataacatataaaataaataggttatataattttactataggtaactaattaaattttaaaaaataattataaaatttgatagataaaataataaaataacttatatt from the Vigna radiata var. radiata cultivar VC1973A unplaced genomic scaffold, Vradiata_ver6 scaffold_292, whole genome shotgun sequence genome contains:
- the LOC106779002 gene encoding UDP-galactose/UDP-glucose transporter 4 — its product is MSNAEKARTLFGISLSDRPKWQQFFICSSGFFFGYLVNGICEEYVYNRLHFSYGWYFTFIQGFVYLILIYLYGFTSKQMVNSWKTYVKLSAVLMGSHGLTKGSLAFLNYPAQIMFKSTKVLPVMLMGSFIPGLRRKYPIHEYVSAVLLVIGLILFTLADAQTSPNFSVIGVLMISGALIMDSFLGNLQEAIFTVNPQTTQMEMLFCSTLVGLPMLIPPMLFTGELFQAWTSCSQHLYVYGVLVFEAMATFIGQVSVLSLIALFGAATTAMITTARKAVTLLLSYLIFTKPMTEQHATGLLLIAMGISLKIFLDEKSNKKTSNSSPIVNIPKPSDHKELTPRLDYAGEDEERRPFV